From Cyclopterus lumpus isolate fCycLum1 chromosome 2, fCycLum1.pri, whole genome shotgun sequence, a single genomic window includes:
- the LOC117741224 gene encoding small integral membrane protein 11A-like isoform X2 yields the protein MALDNVPLLLYILALKTLLLCLAFAGVKIYQSNKVDKQLKKQEEEKKRLAQQTQELIDNKKDD from the exons ATG GCTCTGGACAacgtccccctcctcctgtacATCCTTGCCCTGAAGACGCTGCTGTTGTGTTTGGCGTTTGCCGGAGTGAAGATCTACCAGAGTAATAAAGTGGACAAGCAGctgaagaagcaggaggaggagaagaagaggcttGCCCAGCAGACCCAGGAGCTCATAGACAACAAGAAGGACGACTGA
- the LOC117741224 gene encoding small integral membrane protein 11A-like isoform X1, with amino-acid sequence MINYKALDNVPLLLYILALKTLLLCLAFAGVKIYQSNKVDKQLKKQEEEKKRLAQQTQELIDNKKDD; translated from the coding sequence GCTCTGGACAacgtccccctcctcctgtacATCCTTGCCCTGAAGACGCTGCTGTTGTGTTTGGCGTTTGCCGGAGTGAAGATCTACCAGAGTAATAAAGTGGACAAGCAGctgaagaagcaggaggaggagaagaagaggcttGCCCAGCAGACCCAGGAGCTCATAGACAACAAGAAGGACGACTGA